A stretch of Bombina bombina isolate aBomBom1 chromosome 2, aBomBom1.pri, whole genome shotgun sequence DNA encodes these proteins:
- the C2H19orf25 gene encoding UPF0449 protein C19orf25 homolog isoform X2, whose translation MTSRTKKRIVLPSRPEPPSIEQILEDVRGAITSDPVFICDVSDEPQIPADDSSDREKQYIQSCSYVEMNNKLREAQTQLKAECDALRCSGKTLEEDIVKLREAAM comes from the exons ATGACATCAAGAACAAAGAAGCGCATTGTCCTTCCATCTCGACCAGAGCCACCAAGTATTGAGCAGATTTTGGAAGATGTCCGTGGTGCTATAACTTCTGACCCAGTGTTTATCTGTGATGTTAGTGATG AGCCACAGATTCCTGCAGATGATTCCTCAGATAGGGAGAAGCAATATATCCAGAGCTGCTCATATGTGGAAATGAACAACAAGTTGAGAGAAGCACAAACTCAACTTAAAGCAGAATGTGATGCCCTAAGATGTTCTGGCAAAACTCTAGAAGAGGATATTGTAAAGCTAAGAGAGGCAGCTATGTAA
- the C2H19orf25 gene encoding UPF0449 protein C19orf25 homolog isoform X1, translating to MTSRTKKRIVLPSRPEPPSIEQILEDVRGAITSDPVFICDVSDAEPQIPADDSSDREKQYIQSCSYVEMNNKLREAQTQLKAECDALRCSGKTLEEDIVKLREAAM from the exons ATGACATCAAGAACAAAGAAGCGCATTGTCCTTCCATCTCGACCAGAGCCACCAAGTATTGAGCAGATTTTGGAAGATGTCCGTGGTGCTATAACTTCTGACCCAGTGTTTATCTGTGATGTTAGTGATG CAGAGCCACAGATTCCTGCAGATGATTCCTCAGATAGGGAGAAGCAATATATCCAGAGCTGCTCATATGTGGAAATGAACAACAAGTTGAGAGAAGCACAAACTCAACTTAAAGCAGAATGTGATGCCCTAAGATGTTCTGGCAAAACTCTAGAAGAGGATATTGTAAAGCTAAGAGAGGCAGCTATGTAA